The following proteins are co-located in the Thermus tengchongensis genome:
- a CDS encoding ABC transporter permease, translating to MERLSSSTTRTQLVLRQFRKHRLAVWGGRILMVLYLMAAFAGFFSPYDPNYYELYPPKGNHPPTRIHFVDPETGRLSRPFVYATKRSIDPVTLQPRYEEDPSQGKFYLRFFVRTPDQPYTIFKVFRSDLRLFGVDPPGRIFLMGTDNFGRDLYSRIVYGGQVSLTIGILSALVSFALGLLLGGIAGYFSGRPFALSLPPRQWRGVGLLLGPMSLALWVAVALGALYLAWSFVRLSPGKGVFSLAVDGFVLLLGLGGALLILWKVFREPLKLDPDDLIMRTVEIIAAIPSLFLLISLRAVFPTNIDPLFTFYLVVGLLGFIGWGGLARVVRGIVLSVREMDYVQAARALGASDGRIIARHILPATASYVIVSLSLTIPGFILGESGLSFLGLGVTEPYTSWGLLLQAAQQGGFASFTDRPWVLWPGFFIFLSVLSWNFLGDGLRDALDPRRRQ from the coding sequence GTGGAACGCCTTTCGTCTTCTACCACCCGAACCCAGCTGGTTTTGCGCCAGTTTCGCAAGCACCGCCTGGCGGTCTGGGGTGGGCGCATTCTTATGGTGCTCTACCTGATGGCCGCCTTCGCTGGGTTTTTCAGCCCCTACGATCCCAACTACTATGAGCTCTATCCCCCCAAGGGAAACCACCCGCCCACCCGAATCCACTTTGTGGACCCCGAAACGGGAAGACTCAGTCGGCCTTTTGTCTACGCCACCAAACGGAGCATTGATCCGGTAACCCTCCAGCCCCGTTACGAGGAGGATCCATCCCAGGGCAAGTTCTACCTGCGCTTTTTCGTCCGCACCCCCGACCAGCCTTACACCATCTTTAAGGTGTTCCGCTCGGACCTCAGGCTCTTTGGGGTGGATCCCCCAGGGCGCATCTTCCTTATGGGTACGGACAACTTTGGCCGGGACCTCTATAGCCGCATCGTTTACGGCGGACAGGTGTCTCTTACCATCGGTATCCTCTCCGCCTTGGTTTCCTTCGCCCTGGGGTTATTGCTGGGGGGTATTGCCGGCTACTTCTCTGGGCGCCCTTTCGCCCTTTCCCTTCCTCCTAGGCAGTGGCGGGGCGTCGGCTTGCTCTTGGGCCCAATGAGCCTCGCCCTGTGGGTGGCCGTGGCCTTGGGGGCTTTGTACCTGGCCTGGTCCTTTGTGCGGCTCAGCCCGGGCAAGGGTGTCTTTTCCCTGGCGGTGGATGGGTTCGTCCTGCTCCTGGGTTTGGGGGGGGCCCTTCTTATCCTTTGGAAGGTTTTCCGGGAGCCTTTGAAGCTCGATCCCGACGACCTCATCATGCGCACCGTGGAGATCATCGCCGCCATCCCCAGCCTTTTCCTCCTCATCTCCTTGCGGGCGGTGTTCCCCACCAACATCGATCCCCTCTTCACCTTTTACCTGGTGGTGGGGCTTTTGGGCTTCATCGGCTGGGGGGGGTTGGCCCGGGTGGTGCGGGGCATCGTCCTCTCCGTGCGGGAGATGGATTACGTGCAGGCAGCGAGGGCCTTGGGGGCTTCGGATGGGCGCATCATCGCTCGCCACATCTTGCCTGCCACCGCCAGCTATGTGATCGTGAGCCTCTCCCTGACCATACCCGGCTTCATCCTGGGGGAAAGCGGGCTTTCCTTCCTGGGGCTTGGGGTCACGGAGCCCTATACCAGCTGGGGCCTTCTTCTGCAGGCGGCCCAGCAGGGGGGGTTTGCCTCCTTTACCGATCGCCCGTGGGTGCTGTGGCCCGGGTTCTTCATCTTCCTTTCCGTGCTGTCCTGGAACTTCCTGGGTGATGGCCTGCGGGATGCCTTGGATCCCCGGCGGAGGCAGTAG
- a CDS encoding ABC transporter ATP-binding protein, with amino-acid sequence MDEKRLLEVRDLKVHFFTDDGVVKAVDGVSFHVDKGETLAVVGESGSGKSVTALSIMRLIPTPPGRIVAGEILFRGKDGELRDLTKLSEAEMRKIRGNDIAMIFQEPMTSLNPVYTVGDQIAEAIMLHQGKSRKEAMELAAHMLDLVGIPEPKKRLANYPHQMSGGMRQRVMIAMALSCNPSLLIADEPTTALDVTIQAQILELMKKLQEEIGMSILFITHNLGVVAEMADRVVVMYAGRAVEQADVVPLFKEPLHPYTRGLLHSVPRLDLAAEHKERLEAIPGNVPNPLYLPPGCAFHPRCKHYLEGLCDREVPPLEDTGDGRQVRCVRWREIREVRA; translated from the coding sequence ATGGACGAAAAGCGGTTACTGGAGGTGAGAGACCTTAAAGTCCACTTCTTCACCGACGACGGGGTGGTGAAGGCGGTGGACGGGGTTTCCTTCCATGTGGATAAAGGGGAAACCCTGGCAGTGGTGGGGGAGTCGGGCTCGGGGAAGAGCGTGACGGCCCTCTCCATTATGCGGCTCATTCCCACGCCTCCGGGTAGGATCGTGGCCGGGGAGATCCTCTTCCGCGGTAAGGACGGGGAGCTCCGGGACCTAACCAAGCTATCCGAGGCGGAGATGCGGAAGATCAGGGGCAACGACATCGCCATGATCTTCCAGGAGCCCATGACCTCCTTAAACCCCGTGTACACGGTGGGGGACCAGATCGCCGAGGCCATCATGCTCCACCAGGGGAAAAGCCGCAAGGAGGCCATGGAGCTGGCGGCCCACATGCTGGACCTGGTGGGCATCCCTGAGCCCAAGAAGCGGCTCGCCAACTACCCCCACCAGATGTCCGGCGGGATGCGGCAGCGGGTGATGATCGCCATGGCGCTTTCCTGCAACCCCTCCTTGCTCATCGCCGACGAGCCCACCACGGCTTTGGACGTGACCATCCAGGCCCAGATCCTGGAGCTTATGAAGAAGCTTCAGGAGGAGATTGGCATGAGCATCCTCTTCATCACCCACAACCTGGGGGTGGTGGCGGAGATGGCCGACCGGGTGGTGGTGATGTACGCGGGCCGGGCGGTGGAGCAGGCGGACGTGGTGCCCCTCTTCAAGGAACCCCTCCACCCCTACACCCGGGGGCTTCTCCACTCCGTACCCCGGCTGGACCTGGCGGCGGAGCATAAGGAGCGCCTCGAGGCCATCCCCGGCAACGTACCCAACCCCTTGTACTTACCCCCGGGTTGCGCCTTCCACCCCCGGTGCAAGCACTACCTGGAGGGCCTCTGCGACCGGGAGGTGCCACCCCTGGAGGACACGGGTGACGGCCGCCAGGTGCGGTGCGTGCGCTGGCGGGAGATCCGGGAGGTGCGGGCATGA
- a CDS encoding ABC transporter ATP-binding protein, producing the protein MNGNHVLLEIRDLKKHFPIRGGILSRVVGSVKAVDGVSFAIKKGEVLGLVGESGSGKTTVGRTLLRLIEPTGGRILFDGQDITDLPKDKLRPYRRRMQIIFQDPFSSLNPRMTVGDIIAEPLIIHGIGKTPQERTERVAELLKLVGLSPDHMRRYPHEFSGGQRQRIGIARALAVAPDFIVADEPVSALDVSIQAQVVNLLQDLKEELGLTLLFIAHDLAVVEYISDRVAVMYLGKVMEIASSRELYRNPKHPYTEALLSAVPIPDPTVKRERIVLQGDIPSPINPPSGCVFRTRCRYALPECAQVVPELKEVSPGHFKACIRDDIL; encoded by the coding sequence ATGAACGGCAACCATGTCCTCCTGGAAATCCGGGACCTTAAGAAGCACTTCCCCATCCGCGGCGGGATCCTCTCCCGGGTGGTGGGGAGCGTGAAGGCGGTGGACGGGGTTTCCTTCGCCATCAAGAAGGGGGAGGTTTTGGGCTTGGTGGGGGAGTCGGGAAGCGGCAAGACCACCGTGGGCCGTACCCTCTTGCGCCTCATCGAGCCCACGGGGGGGCGCATCCTCTTTGACGGGCAGGACATCACTGACCTGCCCAAGGACAAGCTGAGGCCCTACCGCCGCCGGATGCAGATCATCTTCCAGGACCCCTTCAGCTCCTTGAACCCCCGCATGACCGTGGGGGACATCATCGCCGAGCCCCTCATCATCCACGGGATCGGTAAGACGCCCCAGGAGCGCACGGAAAGGGTGGCGGAGCTTCTTAAGCTGGTGGGGCTTTCCCCGGACCACATGCGCCGCTACCCCCACGAGTTCTCGGGCGGCCAGAGGCAAAGGATCGGCATCGCCCGCGCTCTTGCGGTGGCCCCGGACTTCATCGTGGCCGATGAGCCGGTTTCCGCCCTGGACGTGTCCATCCAGGCCCAGGTGGTGAACCTTCTCCAGGACCTTAAGGAGGAGCTAGGCCTGACCCTCCTCTTCATCGCCCACGACTTGGCGGTGGTGGAGTACATCTCCGACCGGGTGGCGGTGATGTACCTGGGCAAGGTGATGGAGATCGCCTCCTCCAGGGAGCTTTACCGCAATCCCAAGCATCCCTACACCGAGGCCCTGCTTTCGGCGGTGCCCATCCCCGACCCCACGGTGAAGCGGGAGAGGATCGTGCTCCAGGGGGACATCCCCTCGCCCATCAACCCACCTTCCGGATGCGTGTTCCGCACCCGCTGCCGCTACGCCCTGCCCGAGTGCGCCCAGGTGGTGCCCGAGCTCAAGGAGGTGAGCCCCGGCCACTTCAAGGCCTGCATCCGGGATGACATCCTCTAA
- a CDS encoding CBS and ACT domain-containing protein: protein MLVKDVMRAPVLSVGPEWTLEDAYKLLLERGIRHLPVVADGRLVGIITDRDIRLATSHLNPKGPCPGCTQVGEVMTKDVITAHPLDPVEEAARVMRERKIGSLPVLEDGSLVGIVTGIDLLDALLKLTGVTEPSGRLEVRLPDRPGELARLTGFLAGKGINIHSLLSYPEDGDFVRAVVRVNTLETHLLAEGLRQEGFEVIWPPKKPW from the coding sequence ATGCTGGTCAAGGACGTGATGCGGGCCCCCGTGCTCAGCGTGGGGCCGGAGTGGACCCTCGAGGACGCCTACAAGCTCCTCCTGGAACGAGGCATCCGCCACCTCCCCGTGGTGGCGGACGGGCGGCTGGTGGGGATCATCACCGACCGGGACATCCGCCTGGCCACCAGCCACCTGAACCCCAAAGGCCCCTGCCCGGGGTGCACCCAGGTGGGGGAGGTGATGACCAAGGACGTGATCACCGCCCACCCCTTAGACCCGGTGGAGGAGGCGGCCCGGGTGATGCGGGAGCGGAAGATCGGCTCGTTGCCGGTCCTGGAGGACGGCAGCCTGGTGGGGATTGTGACGGGGATCGACCTTTTGGACGCCCTCCTGAAGCTCACCGGGGTCACGGAGCCCTCCGGGCGGCTTGAGGTGCGCCTGCCCGACCGCCCTGGGGAACTGGCCCGGCTCACCGGCTTCCTAGCCGGAAAGGGGATCAACATCCACTCCCTCCTCTCCTACCCCGAGGACGGGGATTTCGTGCGGGCGGTGGTACGGGTGAACACCCTGGAGACCCATCTCCTTGCGGAGGGGTTACGCCAGGAGGGGTTTGAGGTGATCTGGCCTCCCAAGAAGCCATGGTGA
- a CDS encoding acetoin utilization protein AcuC codes for MVIYRDEYRLYNFGPSHPFSPVRLEMLTSLLQALGVWREPLVPGEATREDVLSVHSERLVRRVEAAGQGERVPDLEHYGLGTGDTPVFPGMDRAARILVGGTLEGARRILAGEKRVLQLGGGLHHAQYDRASGFCVYNDLSVAIRHLTRAGFRVAYLDIDVHHGDGVQWLHYEEKEVLTLSLHESGRYLFPGTGHVHEIGKGEGVGRKLNLPLEPFTEDESYLEVFEALVPWALGAFRPDVLVVQAGADAHFLDPLADLLLTTRAYERLFRLILEYAEAYAGGRVLFTLGGGYSLDAAVRVWALLYHVFHGLSLPERLPEGWRATWEARLGKPLTPTLHDPEAPYPAIPRKPEIEKRNRLTLQRLTELVGPHLLD; via the coding sequence ATGGTGATCTACCGGGACGAGTACCGCCTGTACAATTTCGGTCCCAGCCACCCCTTCAGCCCGGTGCGCCTGGAGATGCTCACCTCCCTTCTTCAAGCCCTGGGGGTGTGGCGTGAACCCCTGGTCCCAGGAGAGGCCACCCGGGAGGACGTGCTTTCCGTGCATTCTGAGCGGCTGGTGCGGCGGGTGGAGGCGGCAGGCCAGGGGGAGAGGGTGCCCGATTTGGAGCATTACGGCCTGGGCACGGGGGACACCCCGGTTTTCCCGGGCATGGACCGGGCGGCCAGGATCCTGGTGGGGGGCACCCTGGAGGGGGCGCGGCGGATCCTGGCCGGGGAGAAGCGGGTGCTCCAGCTGGGCGGGGGGCTACATCACGCCCAGTACGACCGCGCCTCGGGCTTTTGCGTGTACAACGACCTATCCGTGGCCATCCGCCACCTGACCCGCGCCGGGTTTCGCGTGGCCTACTTGGATATAGACGTCCACCATGGGGACGGGGTGCAGTGGCTTCACTACGAGGAGAAGGAGGTCCTCACCCTGAGCCTTCACGAGTCCGGGCGCTACCTCTTTCCCGGCACCGGCCACGTGCACGAGATCGGTAAGGGGGAAGGAGTGGGGCGGAAGCTCAACCTGCCCTTGGAGCCCTTTACCGAGGACGAAAGCTACCTCGAGGTCTTCGAGGCCCTGGTGCCGTGGGCCCTAGGGGCCTTCCGCCCAGATGTCCTGGTGGTTCAGGCGGGGGCGGACGCCCACTTCCTGGACCCCTTGGCGGACCTTCTCCTCACCACCCGGGCCTACGAGAGGCTTTTCCGCCTCATTCTGGAGTATGCCGAAGCCTACGCCGGGGGCAGGGTGCTCTTCACCCTGGGGGGTGGGTACAGCCTGGACGCGGCGGTCCGGGTCTGGGCCCTGCTCTACCACGTGTTCCACGGCCTTTCCCTCCCCGAGCGCCTGCCCGAAGGCTGGCGCGCGACGTGGGAGGCGAGGCTGGGGAAGCCCCTCACCCCTACCCTCCACGACCCGGAGGCCCCCTACCCGGCAATTCCCCGAAAGCCCGAGATCGAAAAGCGCAACCGCCTCACCCTGCAAAGGCTTACGGAGCTGGTGGGCCCTCACCTGCTAGACTAG
- the ttuB gene encoding sulfur carrier protein TtuB: MKVILRLPERKEVEVKGDRPLKEVLLELGLNPETVVVIRGEELLTPDERVGEGETLEVLSAISGG; this comes from the coding sequence GTGAAGGTCATTCTGCGCCTGCCCGAGCGCAAAGAGGTGGAGGTAAAAGGGGATAGGCCCCTAAAGGAGGTCCTCCTGGAGCTGGGCTTGAACCCGGAAACCGTGGTGGTGATCCGGGGCGAGGAGCTCCTCACCCCGGACGAGAGGGTGGGGGAAGGGGAGACCCTCGAGGTCCTCTCCGCCATCTCGGGGGGTTAG
- the ttuA gene encoding tRNA-5-methyluridine(54) 2-sulfurtransferase yields the protein MVCKVCGEKAQVELRARGFALCKAHYLDWFVKETERAIRRHRMLQPGERVLVAVSGGKDSLALWDVLHRLGYQAVGLHLQLGIGAYSERSLEVTQAFARERGLELLVVDLRQAYGFGVPELAQLSGRVACSACGLSKRYVINQVAVEGGFRVVATGHNLDDEAAVLFGNLLNPQEDALTRQGPVLPERPGLAARVKPFYRFSEREVLSYTLLRGIRYLHEECPNAKGAKSLLYKEALNLVEREMPGAKLRFLEGFLDRIQPRLQAAEEVQLRECERCGYPTTGAVCSFCRMWDAAYRRAKKRRLLPEEAEFHPLAPVARLG from the coding sequence ATGGTCTGCAAGGTTTGCGGGGAGAAGGCGCAGGTGGAACTCCGCGCCCGGGGCTTCGCCCTCTGCAAGGCGCACTACCTGGACTGGTTCGTGAAGGAAACGGAGAGGGCCATCCGGCGCCACCGGATGCTCCAACCGGGGGAGCGGGTCTTGGTGGCCGTTTCGGGGGGGAAGGACTCCCTGGCCCTTTGGGACGTGCTCCACCGCCTCGGGTACCAGGCGGTGGGCCTCCACCTGCAGCTGGGCATCGGGGCGTATTCGGAGCGGAGCCTCGAGGTCACCCAGGCCTTCGCCCGGGAGCGGGGCCTGGAACTCCTGGTGGTGGACCTGCGCCAAGCCTACGGCTTCGGGGTGCCGGAGCTGGCCCAGCTCTCGGGGCGGGTGGCCTGCTCCGCCTGCGGGCTTTCCAAGCGCTACGTCATCAACCAGGTGGCGGTGGAAGGGGGCTTTAGGGTGGTGGCCACGGGGCACAACCTGGACGACGAGGCGGCGGTGCTCTTCGGAAACCTCCTCAACCCCCAGGAGGACGCCCTCACCCGCCAGGGGCCGGTCCTGCCCGAGCGCCCCGGCCTTGCCGCCCGGGTCAAGCCCTTCTACCGCTTCAGCGAGAGGGAGGTGCTCTCCTACACCCTGCTTCGGGGCATCCGCTACCTGCACGAGGAGTGCCCCAACGCCAAGGGGGCCAAGAGCCTCCTTTACAAGGAGGCCCTAAATCTGGTGGAGCGGGAAATGCCCGGGGCCAAGCTGCGCTTCCTGGAGGGTTTTCTGGATAGGATCCAGCCCCGCCTGCAGGCGGCTGAGGAGGTGCAGTTGCGGGAGTGCGAGCGCTGCGGCTACCCCACCACGGGGGCGGTCTGCTCCTTCTGCCGCATGTGGGACGCGGCCTACCGGCGGGCCAAGAAGCGGCGCCTTCTCCCGGAGGAGGCCGAGTTCCACCCCCTGGCGCCGGTGGCGCGCCTGGGATAG
- a CDS encoding ATP cone domain-containing protein, giving the protein MAEVFVRLRRGRWPLSKGLLVEALLPLGVPLEAAQAVAHTVEERLKGEGQLAVPPRVLRKVFLEEVARALGEGVADRLSRQTLPFEEILVLQGRKRRPFSKGLLARSLEEAGFSLKEAHDLAKEVEGFLRQEGVRQISARRLEEVVAQVVGRALGKGARRRYLQRQAFAGELFVEEESGEPRMPFSKGILAQSLMGIGFSPERAYQLAREMEKALRQEGRKVIRRNELRERVYQALLKEAGEEVARRYLLLRSLRRSARPVHILIGGVTGVGKSVLASALAYRLGITHIVPSDAVREVFRASLSQDLLPTLHLSTFEAWKALLPDLGGEESHEERVMRGFLDQVARVAVGLRAIQERSALEGTSIVLEGVHVVPRYLEHPYRERVLTVPMLVVLQDEKLHRDRFLLRDWETAHARPQEKYLTHFAEIRLIQEHLLRWAQEEGIPVIPGEDLDEAVEKALEVLVAYLEAHGSREAARA; this is encoded by the coding sequence GTGGCTGAGGTCTTCGTGCGCCTAAGGCGAGGCCGGTGGCCTCTTTCCAAAGGGCTTTTGGTGGAGGCCCTTCTGCCCTTGGGGGTGCCCCTCGAGGCCGCTCAGGCCGTGGCCCACACCGTGGAGGAGCGGCTGAAGGGGGAAGGGCAACTGGCCGTGCCCCCTAGGGTCCTGCGCAAGGTCTTCCTGGAGGAGGTGGCCCGGGCCCTGGGGGAGGGGGTGGCGGATAGGCTTTCCAGGCAAACCCTTCCCTTTGAGGAGATCCTGGTGCTCCAGGGGAGGAAGCGCCGTCCCTTCTCCAAAGGGCTTCTGGCGAGGAGCCTCGAGGAGGCGGGTTTTTCCCTGAAGGAAGCCCACGACCTGGCCAAGGAAGTGGAAGGGTTCCTCAGGCAGGAAGGGGTCAGGCAGATCTCCGCCCGCCGCCTGGAGGAGGTGGTGGCCCAGGTGGTGGGCCGGGCCCTGGGGAAAGGGGCCAGGAGGCGCTACCTCCAGCGCCAGGCCTTCGCCGGGGAACTTTTTGTGGAAGAGGAAAGCGGCGAACCCCGGATGCCTTTCTCCAAAGGCATCCTGGCCCAGTCCCTGATGGGCATTGGGTTCTCCCCCGAGCGGGCATACCAGCTGGCCCGGGAGATGGAAAAGGCCCTGCGCCAGGAGGGGCGTAAGGTTATCCGGCGGAATGAGCTTCGGGAAAGGGTGTACCAGGCCCTTCTCAAGGAGGCGGGGGAGGAGGTGGCCAGGCGGTACCTGCTCCTTAGAAGCCTGAGGCGAAGCGCCCGCCCGGTGCACATCCTCATCGGTGGGGTGACTGGGGTGGGGAAGAGCGTGCTGGCCTCGGCCCTAGCCTACCGCTTGGGCATCACCCACATCGTTCCCTCGGATGCCGTGCGGGAGGTCTTCCGGGCCTCCCTTTCCCAGGATCTCCTTCCCACCCTGCACCTTTCCACCTTTGAGGCCTGGAAGGCCCTTTTGCCAGACCTGGGCGGGGAGGAAAGCCACGAGGAGCGGGTGATGCGGGGCTTTTTGGACCAGGTGGCCCGGGTGGCGGTGGGCCTTAGGGCCATCCAAGAACGAAGCGCCCTCGAGGGGACCTCCATCGTTCTGGAAGGGGTTCACGTGGTCCCCCGCTACCTGGAGCATCCCTACCGGGAGCGGGTCCTCACCGTGCCCATGCTGGTGGTGCTTCAGGACGAGAAGCTTCACCGGGACCGCTTTCTCCTTAGGGACTGGGAGACGGCCCACGCCCGGCCGCAGGAGAAGTACCTCACCCACTTCGCCGAGATCCGCCTCATCCAGGAGCACCTCCTCCGCTGGGCCCAGGAGGAGGGGATTCCTGTGATCCCGGGCGAGGACCTGGATGAGGCAGTGGAGAAGGCCTTGGAGGTCCTGGTGGCCTACCTCGAGGCCCATGGCTCCCGGGAGGCAGCCCGTGCTTGA
- the thrC gene encoding threonine synthase — protein sequence MRLPLMERYRAHLPVSPNTPVVSLLEGSTPLIPLKGPEEARRKGVRLYAKFEGLNPTGSFKDRGMTLAVSKAVEAGAKAVAAASTGNTAASAAAYAARAGIRAIVILPAGYVALGKVAQSLVHGARIIQIEGNFDQALALTKALTEAYPVALVNSLNPYRLEGQKTLAFEVVDELGDAPHYHALPVGNAGNITAHWMGYKEYFALGRSTRLPKMLGFQAAGAAPLVLGRPVEKPETLATAIRIGNPASWQGAMRAKEESGGLIEAVTDEEILLAYRYLAQEEGIFCEPASAAAMAGVWKLLREDRLDPGSTVVLTLTGHGLKDPATAEKVAKLLSPVPANLEAVAQAAGLV from the coding sequence ATGCGCCTGCCCCTCATGGAGCGTTACCGCGCCCACCTGCCGGTTTCCCCAAACACCCCGGTGGTCTCCCTCCTGGAGGGCTCCACCCCCCTCATCCCCCTGAAGGGTCCCGAGGAGGCCAGGAGGAAGGGCGTCCGCCTCTACGCCAAGTTCGAGGGCCTGAACCCCACGGGAAGCTTCAAGGACCGGGGCATGACCCTGGCGGTATCCAAGGCGGTGGAGGCGGGGGCCAAGGCGGTGGCGGCTGCCAGCACGGGAAACACCGCCGCCTCTGCCGCCGCCTACGCCGCCCGCGCGGGGATAAGGGCCATCGTCATCCTGCCCGCGGGGTACGTGGCCCTGGGCAAGGTGGCCCAGAGCCTGGTCCATGGAGCGCGGATTATCCAAATCGAAGGCAACTTCGACCAGGCCTTGGCCCTCACCAAGGCCCTCACCGAGGCCTACCCCGTGGCCTTGGTGAACTCCTTAAACCCCTACCGCCTGGAAGGGCAGAAGACCCTGGCCTTTGAAGTGGTGGACGAGCTGGGGGATGCCCCCCACTACCACGCCCTCCCCGTGGGCAACGCCGGCAACATCACCGCCCACTGGATGGGGTACAAGGAGTATTTCGCCCTAGGGAGGTCCACCAGGCTCCCCAAAATGCTGGGCTTCCAGGCGGCGGGCGCTGCTCCCTTGGTCCTGGGGCGGCCCGTGGAGAAGCCGGAAACCCTGGCCACCGCCATCCGCATCGGCAACCCCGCCAGCTGGCAAGGGGCCATGCGGGCCAAGGAGGAGTCGGGGGGGCTTATAGAGGCGGTGACGGACGAGGAGATCCTCCTCGCCTACCGCTACCTGGCCCAGGAGGAGGGGATTTTCTGCGAGCCCGCCAGCGCCGCCGCCATGGCCGGGGTGTGGAAGCTCCTTAGGGAGGATCGGCTGGACCCGGGAAGCACCGTGGTCCTCACCCTCACGGGCCACGGCCTCAAGGACCCGGCCACCGCGGAAAAGGTGGCCAAGCTCCTATCCCCAGTTCCGGCGAACCTCGAGGCGGTGGCCCAGGCCGCGGGGCTCGTGTGA
- a CDS encoding Uma2 family endonuclease, which translates to MPVLDLLRPVSDEELRALLERNPGWQFERGADGRLLVSPTGGEGGRMGAAVLGQLYRWNEAQSLGVVFDASTGFKLPDGSVLSPDAAFVRKERWLALTPEEREGFPPLAPDAAFEVRSRSQSVEELREKAALYLKNGVGLVVLLDPYAHRVEVFRKEGATSYQDQEAVSLDPELPGFQLRTRGLFL; encoded by the coding sequence GTGCCTGTCCTGGACCTCCTGCGCCCGGTGAGCGATGAGGAGCTCCGGGCCCTTTTGGAGCGCAACCCCGGCTGGCAGTTTGAGCGCGGGGCCGATGGGAGGCTTCTCGTGTCCCCCACGGGCGGCGAAGGCGGCAGGATGGGCGCGGCGGTGCTGGGCCAGCTCTACCGCTGGAACGAGGCCCAGTCCCTGGGGGTGGTCTTTGACGCTTCCACGGGCTTTAAGCTGCCCGACGGCTCCGTCCTCTCCCCCGATGCGGCCTTCGTGCGCAAGGAGCGCTGGCTGGCCCTTACCCCGGAGGAGCGGGAAGGGTTTCCTCCCTTGGCCCCTGATGCCGCCTTCGAGGTTCGTTCCCGGAGCCAAAGCGTGGAGGAGCTTCGGGAAAAAGCGGCCCTTTACCTGAAAAATGGAGTGGGTCTGGTGGTCCTCCTGGACCCCTACGCTCACCGGGTGGAGGTGTTTCGGAAGGAGGGGGCGACCTCCTACCAGGACCAGGAGGCGGTGTCCTTGGACCCCGAGCTTCCCGGCTTCCAGCTCCGGACCCGGGGGCTTTTCCTCTAG
- a CDS encoding homoserine dehydrogenase — translation METLKIALLGGGTVGSAFYRLVQERLSDFHALGFSPRFLGVLVRDPAKPRPIPAELLRLEPPDLLEADVVVEAMGGVEAPLGLVLPALEAGIPLITANKALLAEAWDKLRPFAEEGLIYHEASVMAGTPALSFLETLRGSQLLELHGILNGTTLFILQEMEKGRTYGEALLEAQRLGYAEADPTLDVEGIDAAHKLTLLARLLVDPGFPFPEVRAKGISGLTPEALKGAEAQGERVRLLASLYGQGGRWRAEVAPRRLPQGHPLAQARGNALLVRAHPLGEVFVTGPGAGGDATASGLLADLFRLLSGAPGHLPAPQAKAPLAEGSPFPEVE, via the coding sequence ATGGAAACCCTAAAGATCGCCCTCTTGGGAGGCGGCACCGTGGGAAGCGCGTTTTACCGGCTGGTCCAGGAGCGCCTTTCGGACTTCCACGCCCTGGGTTTTTCTCCCCGCTTTCTGGGGGTCTTGGTGCGGGATCCCGCCAAGCCCCGTCCCATTCCGGCGGAACTCCTCCGGCTAGAGCCCCCCGACCTCTTGGAGGCGGACGTGGTGGTGGAGGCCATGGGGGGGGTGGAAGCGCCCTTGGGGCTAGTCCTTCCCGCCCTCGAGGCCGGCATCCCCCTCATCACCGCCAACAAGGCCCTTCTGGCGGAGGCTTGGGACAAGCTCCGCCCCTTCGCCGAGGAGGGGCTCATCTACCACGAGGCCAGCGTTATGGCCGGCACCCCAGCCCTTTCCTTTTTGGAAACCCTTAGGGGAAGCCAGCTTCTGGAACTCCACGGCATCCTGAACGGCACCACCCTCTTCATCCTGCAGGAGATGGAGAAGGGGCGCACCTACGGGGAGGCCCTCCTCGAGGCCCAGCGCTTAGGCTACGCCGAGGCCGACCCCACCCTGGACGTGGAGGGTATAGATGCCGCCCACAAGCTCACCCTTCTCGCTAGGCTGCTCGTGGACCCCGGCTTCCCCTTCCCCGAGGTGCGGGCCAAGGGCATAAGCGGCCTCACCCCGGAAGCCCTGAAAGGGGCGGAGGCCCAAGGGGAAAGGGTGCGCCTCTTGGCCAGCCTCTACGGGCAAGGAGGCCGCTGGCGGGCGGAGGTGGCTCCGAGGCGCCTTCCCCAAGGCCACCCCCTGGCCCAGGCCCGGGGGAACGCCCTCCTCGTGCGGGCGCACCCCTTGGGCGAGGTCTTCGTGACGGGACCGGGAGCCGGGGGCGACGCCACGGCCAGCGGCCTCCTCGCCGACCTCTTTCGCCTCCTTTCCGGGGCCCCCGGCCACCTGCCCGCTCCCCAGGCCAAGGCCCCCCTGGCGGAGGGAAGCCCCTTCCCCGAGGTAGAATGA